One part of the Salmo salar chromosome ssa28, Ssal_v3.1, whole genome shotgun sequence genome encodes these proteins:
- the LOC106589924 gene encoding CB1 cannabinoid receptor-interacting protein 1, with protein MAVELVKIGISLKMLPNNSAVYFKSDGARFGQTRTIKLLTGSKYKIEVVVKPGSVEATTMSVGGVTFPLEQQSRDPQCVVYTGVYDTEGVTHTKSGDRQAVQISIQFPEVGSFEVVWQVKYYNYNKRDHCQGGNSFNSIEYECKPNDTRSLMWVNKELFI; from the exons ATGGCCGTCGAACTCGTCAAAATAGGAATTTCATtgaaaatgctaccaaataacaGTGCTGTGTACTTCAAATCGGACGGAGCGAGATTTGGTCAAACCAGGACGATTAAATTGCTAACGGGGTCAAAGTACAAGATTGAAGTGGTTGTCAAACCTGGGTCTGTGGAGGCAAC CACCATGAGTGTAGGTGGAGTCACATTCCCTTTGGAGCAGCAGTCTAGAGACCCCCAGTGTGTGGTCTACACCGGCGTCTACGACACAGAGGGCGTGACACACACCAAGAGCGGAGACAGACAAGCTGTACAGATCAGCATACAG TTCCCAGAGGTGGGCTCTTTTGAAGTGGTGTGGCAGGTGaagtactacaactacaacaagaGGGACCACTGCCAGGGTGGCAACAGTTTCAACAGCATCGAGTACGAGTGCAAGCCCAACGATACGCGAAGCCTGATGTGGGTCAACAAGGAGCTGTTTATCTGA
- the LOC106589936 gene encoding CDGSH iron-sulfur domain-containing protein 1 isoform X2: MSSNVSLSKAELAAAIGVTAGATAAGILLLQYFSKGSGVKPKVNLDLQKDNPKVVHAFDIEDLGDKAVYCRCWRSKKFPYCDGAHAKHNQETGDNVGPLIMKRKEA, encoded by the exons ATGAGTTCAAACGTTTCCTTGTCAAAAG CGGAGTTGGCGGCAGCCATCGGTGTGACTGCAGGAGCTACAGCTGCGggcatcctcctcctccagtacTTCTCCAAGGGGTCAGGGGTTAAGCCCAAGGTCAACTTGGACCTGCAGAAAGACAACCCCAAAGTGGTGCACGCTTTCGACATCGAGGACCTCGGGGACAAGGCGGTGTACTGCAGGTGTTGGAGGTCCAAGAAG TTTCCGTACTGTGATGGCGCTCACGCTAAACATAACCAGGAGACGGGGGATAACGTCGGTCCTCTCATCATGAAAAGAAAGGAGGCCTGa
- the LOC106589936 gene encoding CDGSH iron-sulfur domain-containing protein 1 isoform X1 → MSSNVSLSKVCFCFTAELAAAIGVTAGATAAGILLLQYFSKGSGVKPKVNLDLQKDNPKVVHAFDIEDLGDKAVYCRCWRSKKFPYCDGAHAKHNQETGDNVGPLIMKRKEA, encoded by the exons ATGAGTTCAAACGTTTCCTTGTCAAAAG TCTGTTTCTGTTTTACAGCGGAGTTGGCGGCAGCCATCGGTGTGACTGCAGGAGCTACAGCTGCGggcatcctcctcctccagtacTTCTCCAAGGGGTCAGGGGTTAAGCCCAAGGTCAACTTGGACCTGCAGAAAGACAACCCCAAAGTGGTGCACGCTTTCGACATCGAGGACCTCGGGGACAAGGCGGTGTACTGCAGGTGTTGGAGGTCCAAGAAG TTTCCGTACTGTGATGGCGCTCACGCTAAACATAACCAGGAGACGGGGGATAACGTCGGTCCTCTCATCATGAAAAGAAAGGAGGCCTGa